The following is a genomic window from Rhizobium sp. NRK18.
TGCCGCACTGGATGATCCTCCCGCCTTCCATGATGGCGATGCGGTTGCCGATCCTGACCGCTTCGTCGAGATCGTGGCTGACGAAGAGAATAGTTTTCTTTAGCCGCCGCTGGAATTCCAGGAGTTCGTCCTGCAGCCGCGTCCGGATCAGCGGATCGAGCGCCGAGAAGGGTTCGTCCATCAGGAGGATCGGTGCGCCGGTCGCGAAGGCACGGGCCAGGCCGACGCGCTGCTGCATGCCGCCGGACAGTTCGCCCACTTTGCGGTTCTTCCACTGGGCGAGGTTGACCAGTTCCAGCTGCTCGTCGACCTTGGCGTTCATCTCCTTCTCCGGCATGCCGGCGAGCTCGAGGCCGAAGCCGACATTCTCGGCGACTGTCCGCCACGGTAGCAGCGCAAACTGCTGAAACACCATGGAAACGGTGTGCGTGCGCAGGTCGCGCAGTGTCCGGGCATTGGCGGTGTAAGGGTTGACCGGCCCGTTCGGCGTGATCACCGAGACTTCGCCGCGCACGACCGGGGCAAGCGCGTTGACGGCGCGCAGCAGCGTCGACTTGCCGGAGCCGGACAGGCCCATCAGGACGAGAATCTCGCCCTCCTTGACGGTCAGCGAGGCGTCGGCGACGCCGAGAACGAGGCCGGTCTCGCGGCTGATCTCGTCGCGGGTCTTGCCGGCGTCGATCATCGGGATCGCTGGTCCGGGCTTGTCGCCGAAGACGATGTCGATGTTCTTGAAGATGACAGCGTCACTCATGCGCCTTCTCCTTCGTCGGAAATGCGGAACACGCGGTCGAGGATGATTGCCAGGATGACGATGCAGGTGCCTGCCTCGAAGCCCTTGGCGACGTTGACCGTATTGAGCGCACGCACCACCGGTACGCCGAGACCCGGCGCGCCGACGAGTGCGGCGATGACGACCATCGACAGCGACAGCATGATCGTCTGCGTGAGGCCGGCCATGATCTGCGGTAGCGCGAAGGGCAGTTCCACCTTGGTCAGCACCTGCAGCGGCTTCGCGCCGAAGGCTTCGGCGGCTTCGACCAGCGAACCGGGCGTCGAGATGATGCCGAGACGGGTGAGGCGGATCGGCGCCGGGATCGCGAAGATCACCGTTGCGATCAGGCCGGGTACCATGCCGAGGCCGAACAGGATGAGCGCCGGGATCAGGTAGACGAAGGTCGGCAGCGTCTGCATGAGATCGAGAATGGGGCGAATGACGGAATAGAGCCAGGCGCGGCGGGCGGCGGCAATGCCGATCGGAACGCCGATGATCATACAGACCGCCGTGGCGACGACGACCAGCGCCAGGGTTTCGGTGGTTTCCTTCCAGTAGCCCTGGTTCATGATCAGCAGGAAGCCGATGAGCACCAGCAGCGCGTTGGAGAGGCTGCGCCTGAAATACCAGGTCGCCGCCGTGAAGACGAGAATGATGAAGATGCCGTAGTAGTTCTCGTATCCGGTGCCTTTGAGGTCGGGCATCTGCAGCACGTAGACGAGCGCATCGATGCAGGACTTCAGGACCCTGGTGACGAAATTGAAGAACCAGCCGAAATTGTCGGTGAGCCATTCGAAGAAGGCTTCCGACCATTTGCCGATGGCAATCTTGTAGTCCTTGTCGAAGAGAAATGAGTTGTCTGAAAACATGGCTGAGTGGGGCCCCCGTGCCTAGACTGTCCCTGCAATCGGAAACGGGGTGCCTTGGCACCCCGTTTCGTCATGTCATCAGAGGCCGAGAGCCGACTTGACCGCGGCAGAGGCATCGCCGCCGTCGAAGGTCGTCACGCCGGCGAGCCACGGCTCGATGGCGTCCGGATTGGCCTTCAGCCATTCCGTTGCGGCAGCTTCCGGCTCTTCGCCGTCATCGAGAATCTTGCCCATGATCTCGCTTTCCATCGGCAGTGTGAAGGACAGGTTCTTCAGGAGAGCGCCGACGTTCGGGCATTCGCTGGTGTAGCCTGCGCGGACGTTGGTGTAGACGGTTGCGCCGCCGAAGTCGGGGCCGAACACGTCGTCGCCGCCGGACAGATAGGTCAGGTCGAAGCGAACGTTCATCGGATGCGGTGCCCAGCCGAGGAAGACGATCGGCTGGTCGGCCTTCTTGGCACGGGCAACCTGCGCCAGCATGCCCTGTTCGGAGGATTCCACGAGTTCGAAGTCCTTCAGGCCGAACTGGTCGCCCTTGATCATGTCGAGGATCAGGCGGTTGCCGTCATTGCCGGGCTCGATGCCGTAGATCTTGCCTTCGAGCTCGTCCGAATGCTTGGCTATGTCGGCGAAATCCTTGATGCCGATTTCGGCGCCCTTGGCATTGGTTGCGAGCGTGTACTTGGCGCCTTCGAGGTTGGCGCGCACACTTTCGACCGAACCGTCTTCACGGTAGGGCTTCAGGTCGCCTTCCATCGTCGGCATCCAGTTGCCGAGGAACACGTCGATGTCCTTGTTCTTCAGCGAGGTATAGGTCACGGGAACGGAGAGAACGGTGACGCTCGGCTCATAGCCGAGAGCCTTGAGAACGACGGACGTCGTCGCCGTCGTGGCGGTGATGTCGGTCCAGCCGACGTCGGAAAAGCGGACTGCCTTGCAGTTGTCGGCTTCTGCTGCCATCGCGCTTGTGAAGCCGACGATGGACATGGCCGAAGCCGCAAAAATTCCCAGAATGCTTGTTTTCATCATGTTTGACTCCCAGTCTTAATTTTTGTTCCCAAGCCAAGCACCAATACCTCAATCGATCAAGCGGTTTCGGTTCGTTTGCGCCAGTTTGCCCAGTGCGTTTGCGACGTTCAGAAATGGCTAAAATTTAAGCGCGCGGGGAGTTGGTCTGGGATTTTGATCATGCCGCATGCGAACGCACAGCGGCGGTGAAACGGTGAGGCAAGCCCGGAAAGGGCGGGTGTGACCTAGCGGCAGGCTGCTGGAAGGGCAACCCCTTTTGGGGAAATTTCATTGAAATTCCTGTGATTTTTGCCAGTTTTTTCACTTTTGGCGATGGCTGGCGGAAGTCCTGTTGCTGCACGCGCACCTAGTGGGTGAAAATGTGCCGGGTTTGATCCTGATCAAGCCGCGTCATCAGGTCATGCCGTAGAGCATGCTTATATCGAGTAGCATTGCTGCATGTTTTGTCGGCGTGGGGTCGGCAAAACGGATGACGACGAAAGGACATCGGATGAAGTTGAGTTTTGTTGCCGTTGCTGCCGCATCGCTAATGGTCGCGGGAGCGGCCCATGCGGACGGGGATGCTGCAGCCGGCGCCAAGGTTTTCAAGAAGTGTGCGGCCTGTCACACCGCCACCGAGCCGAAGAACAAGGTTGGACCGTCGCTGATGGGTGTGGTCGGCCGTCCGGTGGCAACCGTAGAGGGCTACACCTATTCGCCCGACATGAAGGCCTTCGGGGCCGACGGCAAGGTCTGGGACGACGCTCTGCTCGACCAGTATCTCAAGAAGCCCAAGGCGCTGGTGCCGAAGACCAAGATGGCGTTTGCAGGTCTGACGAAGGAAGAGGATATCCTCGACATCATCGCCTACCTCAAGGATCCGGCGGCGGCAAAGTAACGTCGCGCCGATCTCTTGACAGCATTTTCAAAGAGATGGCCCGGCGGATCGTTCCGCCGGGCCTCTTGTCATTCGCCTGCCGATTATCTCTTGTACCGATTGCAGCCATAACTACATTTCAGCGGCGGAATCACAACTATCCGTTTGGATTGATTGTCTTCCCGCGATTGACGGAACCGCGTCTGCCGATAATCTGCAGACGGGCTCACAAGGGGAGACGTTTGCAATGGCCACGCTTCAATCGTTCGACAGCGAGATCGAAAAGACCAGGGGTATCGTCAAGGACATGCGCTCGAAGCTCGAGCAGTCCGGCATTGTCCTCGAGGAATTCGCCAAATCCGATGAAAAGCTCGGCAGTGCCGATTTCGACATCGAGAATGCGCGGCTACAGGATGTCATCAACCAGCAGAAGGTGATGGAAACGAATATCGCCGACCTGATCATCGGGCTAGAGGATGCCACCAATGTTTTCGGACAGGAGTTCGAAAGCATGAAGAGCATGACAGGTTTCGAAAAGTTCGTCGGCATCTTCTCCAAGCAGAAGGCGCAGCGCATGCGCACCGACCGGGTTCGCAACATGTCGCTCGCCGGCAATCTGCAGGACCTGCTCGGCAAGTCGGATGCGATCGTCGGTATCCTGAAAGAGCAGCGCGCCGTTCTCGACGAGCGCTACAAGACGTCCGAGGCGAGCCTCGTGCAGGTGATCGAGCGTCGCAAGGCGACGATCGGCACGCTGGAAGAGACGCAGAAGCGGATCGACGATCTTAATCCCATGCTCATGGACCTCGAAAACCGCATTGCCGCTTCGACCGACCAGGGCGAACGCACGCAGATCGAGGGCGAGCGCTCGGCGATGGCGACGGAGTACAATCAGTTGCAGGCACGCGAGCAGGAACTGTTGGCCGAGAGCCAGACGTTGGAACGCTACACGTCGATGTTCCAGACCTTCGTCGACTCGCTCAACAACCAGATTGCCGCCCAGAATACGCTGATCAACAAGCTGACGATCGACACCGAGCAGCGCATCGTTCTCTACAAGGCGCTGGAAGATTCGCTGAAGACGGCGGCGCAGCAGGATGTGGCGCACAAGATCAACACGCTTGGCAGCAAGGTCGATACAGCCGCCGAGGAGACGATGGCCGGCATCGGCGCCGCCGCCCAGCGCCACATTGGCGATCTTCTGGAAATGCACGAGAAGAACATGCTGTCCACCCAGGACATCCAGCGCCGCAAGAAGCTCGCCGACGACGCCTTCGCCCGCCGCTTCCAGGCGGTGATGGACAAGCACAATTCGGCAAACTACGTGAAGCAGTAAGCTTTCACACGGCATTCCCGACCCTTTCCCCATACATGGGGTCAGGGTTGGGATCAGGGGCATTTGGAAATGAGCAATGGGTCACCCGCCGCCGCGCATTATTTTGCGACGATCAAGGCGGCGCTTTCCGGGTTTGAGGCTTATGTGGAGCAGCGTGGGCCGAAGGGGCCCGTCGATGGTTTCGCGGCGGGCGTGCTGGAACCCTATCTCAGGCGGCTGATGGCGTCGTTTTCCTGCTGGGAGACGCATGCCGGCTTTGCCGAGCAGTTCCGCATTTCGCGTGCCGACAGCGGCTTTCCGGTGTTCCAGAACGTGCTGGAACTCGAAAACGACCGTGCCAGCGCCGAGAGCCGGCTGGCCTCCATTCCCCCGGCGCAGGCGCTGCGCGAGGAAATGGCGGACTTCATCCTCAGGCAGAAGAGCTTTCCGTCGGCGTTGCAGCAGCAGATGGCCGAGCGCATCTACCTGGAGCAGATCGGCGAGGGCGCCGTCTTCTCGCCGGCCGTCCTGCCGGACACGCTGCATGTTTCCGTCAATCCGAAGACGATGCGGCCGGTCTATCACGTCGCCTGGGGCATTTTTGACGGTAGCCAGACGCTGCCGATGGTCTATCTGGCGGCGATCGAGGATTCGTCGGAAGAGATGGTCAAGCTGCTGGTGACGAAGGACGGCAGGCTCAATCCGGATGCAGACATTCCGCTGCCGGTCGGCGGTTTGCTCAATCCGCGGCTTGCGGTGCGGTTCGACGATTTCGTCGTGCGCAACGGCGCCTATTCGCTCACGCCGGCAACGATTGCCGTCAATCTCGACCAGGATTTTCCGGAACTGCATCCGAAGGTCGTGCGCCGGCTGGTGCTCGGCCCGCTCTATTCCGCCGGCATCACCGAGAACAACGGGCGCGTCAACGACGTGCTCTCCAAGGTCCGGAACGGCGACAATGCCTGGATGTTCACCTGGACGATGCAGGAGATCTTCTCCAAGCGCGAGCGGCCGGAAAAGAAGGGCTTCTTCTCGACCGCGCCGGCGGCGGAGGAATTCCACATCGAGACCAACGATCTCGAGGCGACCCGCATGGGGGTCAGCGCCTACGAAAAGCACGCCCTCGTGCCGCATGACGCCTATCAGGCGCTCTATGCAGCCGGCGAGGCCGACAGCATTTTCGGCAATTACAAGGTGCATGTGATTTCATCGAACAGGGTGATCAGCGAGGTTTGACGATGGCTGCCAGTACCGGACTGACCACGATCCACGAAGATGATATCGCCAAGCATCTGGCGGTCGCGCAAGGCATGGTGACGCGGCTCGTGATGATCGAGACCGGCGGTGCCGCGCCGTCGACACCGCTTGCCGGCACCGGTCGGCGCTTCGTTTCCACGGTCTCGACCGGAGGCATGCGGCGAACCCGCGAGGTCGAGCTGTCGAAGACCATTCAGTCGGTGAAGCCCGACGACCCGCTGATGTCGCCGGCCCAGCATACGCTGCTTTACAGGGCGCGGCGCGGACTGCAGGTGGCGCTGGCGGTGGCGGAGGTCTACGGCCGGCAGACCGCGCTCGAAGGCCTGATGGCGCGCAACATCTCGGCGCCGCTGCAGGGTGAGGAGGCGACGCATTTCAAGGCGCTGCTCGCCGCCCAGGCCTACGTCGCCGCCTTCACCTTCGCCGCCTATCTGGCGCAGACGCTGGCCGGAGAGGGCGAGCCGGTCAACGACACGCATGAGCCGGACTATCTGTTCGACACGCCGCAGGACGCGTTGAAAAGCATGATCTCGGGGCTCGACACCGCAATTGCCGGTGGCGCCGACGAGATGGCGATGACGGCGCGGGCGAGAGCGTTTGCGCGTGAGGCGATTGCCGGACTGATCGGCCGCAAGGCGCGCTTTACCGGCCTTTCCGCCTTCGAAGGCAATCACATCCGCATCGACCAGGACGATTTCACGCTCGACGGTTTCGATGTCGCGCCGGGACAGACGCGCAAGCCGCTGGTCATGACGTTCAAGAAGCCAAACGAGATCATCGGCAACCATATCGCGAAGTATCAGGCGATGAAGCTTGCCAAGATGCTGATGGCCTATGATTTCGACCGGCAGATGAACCCCTTCGTCGAGCTCGGCGGTTTTCTCTTCACATTCATCGGCGATGGCATGCCGGGCACCGGCAAGACCATCCTCATCCAGATGGTCGCGGGCCTCCTCAATGACTACTGCCAGGTGGCCGGTTATGCCTTCCACTACGAGAATTTCGGTGTCGACCAGATTTCGTCCTATCAGGGCAAGTCCGGCCAGAACTGCAAGGAGTTCATCAACAATGTGATGAACCCGCGGGCGATCGGCTTCGGCACGATCGACGACATCGATCAGGTGGCCGCGAAGCGCGCCGACGACCGGGCATCCGCTGGCCAGCAGGAGGTGACCGCCGTCTTGATGGAGAGCTTTGCCGGCGCGTCGACCGTGGTGCGCGGCAATTGCTCCTTCGGCATGTTTTCCAACTATCCGGAGAACGTCGACGATGCGCTGCGCCAGCGCGCCGGCGCCCGCTGGCTGGTCGATGGTCCGCAGACGGAAGATGATTATATCGACATCTTCGCGCTCCTGATCGGCAAGAACCACTCGATCCCGCTCGGCCAGCACGTGCTCTTTGCCGGACAGGAGATAAAAAAGGCCGTCTCCGAGGCCTATCAGGGCTATTCGCGCCCACAGGAGGAGGGGTTGGTGGCCGTGTGGGACCGCTTTACGCGAGACCACGGCGAGCCGAGGTCGCTGGCCGACATCGGCGCCTATCTGCACATGATCAAGGTCGCCGAGCCGCGCTTCACCGGCCGGGCGATCAAGAGTATCACCGATGCGATCAACATGCGGGCAATGGATGTCGACCTGCCGGACGAATGGTTCGCGACACCGGAAGCCTTCATGCACAAGAGCTACGACGAGAAGAAGGCGATGATCGAGGATCTGCGCGGGCCGATCACGCTTGAGATGATCCTGCAGGAGATCAACCGCTACGCCGACAGCGAATTCCGCTACACCGACAAGTCCGACGATGCCGCCGTTTCCGACATTGTCCGCCGCGAGCGTCAGCGGGAGAAGGCGGTGCGCGAGATCGAGACGATGAAACGGGAAGGGCGCTGGCAGGAATGAAACGCCTTCTCGAAGCCGAACTGATCTATGGCAGGCTGCTCGACATCGCCGAGCCGCACCTGATCGCGCGCTATAACAAGGCGCTGAAGGGTTTCGGGCTGCCGGAAACGAAGCTCGACCGGTTCTCGATAGACATGACCGGATTTTCGCCGGACGTGGCGGCAGAACTCGACGACTGGGACTATCTCGACCCGAAGAAGGTCAACCGCCGCTTCGTCATCATGACGCCGGATCAGGAGAATCTGCCGGTCGTCCATACGAGCTTTTCCAACACCGCCGGGCTGATGCACGAATTCTACCTCGCCAACCGGCGGGCGATCACGGCGGTGACGATCAAGGATGCGCTCTACGGCGAGATCGAGGATTCGGTTGCCGAGGTCAAAAGTCTCGAAGATTTGCTGTCGATCAACGAAGTCCGTTTCCGCGTGCTGTCGGCGGAGGATCTGCTCGGCAAGGCCGGCGAGTTGCGGGCGCTTGCCGACCGGCTGACGACGGTGCCGGACGCCTGGCGCGACGAT
Proteins encoded in this region:
- the choV gene encoding choline ABC transporter ATP-binding protein; translation: MSDAVIFKNIDIVFGDKPGPAIPMIDAGKTRDEISRETGLVLGVADASLTVKEGEILVLMGLSGSGKSTLLRAVNALAPVVRGEVSVITPNGPVNPYTANARTLRDLRTHTVSMVFQQFALLPWRTVAENVGFGLELAGMPEKEMNAKVDEQLELVNLAQWKNRKVGELSGGMQQRVGLARAFATGAPILLMDEPFSALDPLIRTRLQDELLEFQRRLKKTILFVSHDLDEAVRIGNRIAIMEGGRIIQCGTPQEIVRNPENDYVADFVQHLNPINMLLARDVMRPGAGGAEAGSGVTGTTSPTTPLANILDALSRQPGVIGVVENGAVVGTIGAQDVISGLTRHKRAEPA
- the choW gene encoding choline ABC transporter permease subunit — protein: MFSDNSFLFDKDYKIAIGKWSEAFFEWLTDNFGWFFNFVTRVLKSCIDALVYVLQMPDLKGTGYENYYGIFIILVFTAATWYFRRSLSNALLVLIGFLLIMNQGYWKETTETLALVVVATAVCMIIGVPIGIAAARRAWLYSVIRPILDLMQTLPTFVYLIPALILFGLGMVPGLIATVIFAIPAPIRLTRLGIISTPGSLVEAAEAFGAKPLQVLTKVELPFALPQIMAGLTQTIMLSLSMVVIAALVGAPGLGVPVVRALNTVNVAKGFEAGTCIVILAIILDRVFRISDEGEGA
- a CDS encoding choline ABC transporter substrate-binding protein, which produces MKTSILGIFAASAMSIVGFTSAMAAEADNCKAVRFSDVGWTDITATTATTSVVLKALGYEPSVTVLSVPVTYTSLKNKDIDVFLGNWMPTMEGDLKPYREDGSVESVRANLEGAKYTLATNAKGAEIGIKDFADIAKHSDELEGKIYGIEPGNDGNRLILDMIKGDQFGLKDFELVESSEQGMLAQVARAKKADQPIVFLGWAPHPMNVRFDLTYLSGGDDVFGPDFGGATVYTNVRAGYTSECPNVGALLKNLSFTLPMESEIMGKILDDGEEPEAAATEWLKANPDAIEPWLAGVTTFDGGDASAAVKSALGL
- a CDS encoding c-type cytochrome, which gives rise to MKLSFVAVAAASLMVAGAAHADGDAAAGAKVFKKCAACHTATEPKNKVGPSLMGVVGRPVATVEGYTYSPDMKAFGADGKVWDDALLDQYLKKPKALVPKTKMAFAGLTKEEDILDIIAYLKDPAAAK
- a CDS encoding ATP-binding protein is translated as MAASTGLTTIHEDDIAKHLAVAQGMVTRLVMIETGGAAPSTPLAGTGRRFVSTVSTGGMRRTREVELSKTIQSVKPDDPLMSPAQHTLLYRARRGLQVALAVAEVYGRQTALEGLMARNISAPLQGEEATHFKALLAAQAYVAAFTFAAYLAQTLAGEGEPVNDTHEPDYLFDTPQDALKSMISGLDTAIAGGADEMAMTARARAFAREAIAGLIGRKARFTGLSAFEGNHIRIDQDDFTLDGFDVAPGQTRKPLVMTFKKPNEIIGNHIAKYQAMKLAKMLMAYDFDRQMNPFVELGGFLFTFIGDGMPGTGKTILIQMVAGLLNDYCQVAGYAFHYENFGVDQISSYQGKSGQNCKEFINNVMNPRAIGFGTIDDIDQVAAKRADDRASAGQQEVTAVLMESFAGASTVVRGNCSFGMFSNYPENVDDALRQRAGARWLVDGPQTEDDYIDIFALLIGKNHSIPLGQHVLFAGQEIKKAVSEAYQGYSRPQEEGLVAVWDRFTRDHGEPRSLADIGAYLHMIKVAEPRFTGRAIKSITDAINMRAMDVDLPDEWFATPEAFMHKSYDEKKAMIEDLRGPITLEMILQEINRYADSEFRYTDKSDDAAVSDIVRRERQREKAVREIETMKREGRWQE